The following proteins come from a genomic window of Salvia hispanica cultivar TCC Black 2014 chromosome 4, UniMelb_Shisp_WGS_1.0, whole genome shotgun sequence:
- the LOC125220908 gene encoding uncharacterized protein LOC125220908, producing the protein MNEYESTGSSGVLLGRPFLLTVKTIIDVFDGTICLDYNGEKYTFNNAMKQPLDMENLHAVDVINPMEAITPKKELKKLPDSLKYAYLGEDETFPVIINSQLTEKQEEELLEVLRKNKKAIGWTLSDLVGISPDLCMHHIRLEEGAKSHQDPQRKLNPNMREEVLKEVLKLVALGIIYSVPDSEWVSPVHMVPKKIGIQVMQNEKNELVPTRLITGWRMCIDYRKLNAATRKDHFPLPFIDHMPERLPGK; encoded by the exons ATGAATGAATATGAGTCTACTGGGTCTAGTGGTGTGCTTTTAGGAAGGCCATTCCTGCTCACCGTTAAAACAATAAttgatgtgtttgatggaacCATATGTCTGGATTATAATGGGGAGAAATACACATTCAATAATGCTATGAAACAGCCATTGGATATGGAAAATTTGCATGCAGTGGATGTTATTAACCCCATG GAAGCCATCACACCGAAGAAGGAATTGAAGAAATTACCTGATAGTCTGAAGTACGCTTACCTTGGGGAAGATGAAACCTTTCCAGTTATAATCAATAGTCAGCTGACTGAGAAGCAGGAAGAAGAATTGTTGGAAGTGCTAAGGAAGAACAAGAAAGCTATAGGCTGGACCTTATCCGACCTAGTGGGGATCAGTCCGGATCTATGCATGCATCACATCCGGTTAGAAGAAGGTGCAAAGTCTCATCAAGACCCACAAAGGAAGTTGAATCCAAACATGAGAGAGGAAGTCTTAAAGGAGGTGTTGAAATTGGTGGCCCTAGGAATCATATATTCGGTCCCGGATAGCGAATGGGTTAGCCCGGTACATATGGTGCCAAAGAAGATAGGGATACAAGTGATGCAGAACGAGAAGAATGAGTTGGTGCCCACGAGACTCATTACAGGATGGCGTatgtgcatcgactatagGAAGTTAAATGCAGCCACAAGAAAAGATCATTTCCCTTTACCATTTATTGACCATATGCCGGAGAGGCTACCAGGAAAGTAG